A genomic window from Lycium barbarum isolate Lr01 chromosome 4, ASM1917538v2, whole genome shotgun sequence includes:
- the LOC132638342 gene encoding ankyrin repeat-containing protein At5g02620-like: MDRRLNETVFRGDVQAIEKLIEEDVNIVKQTIEGSLHTILHLAARLGHVELAMVIMKLFPEMSSAENRDLETPLHEACREGRLEIVRLLLENDPWVAYKTNMWDKSVLYVACERGRIDVVKHLLNNVQMLLMLEVDMSTTSLHAAASSGHTEVAKELVKVRPDFASKNDLNGCSPLHKACSKGHLDITRELLKLDMDLSALQDNEDRTPLHWAVIKGRVNIVAEILSVSLESSEMITKHGETVLHLAVKNNHFEVLKFLMESLNVSNLMNVQDTDGNTILHLATVRKLTSMVIYLLKLGVEVNALNQKGYTALDVVEADASNSGALAIIPALQKAGAKRCDQLPPSFQDIQQVVSPNLGSWPRKIITTSSTFQSPSSSQHSYYHHQRKHNNNNYRAARRKKIELQSEGLRNARKTITVVAVLIATVTFAAGVNPPGGFNQGSGKAVLGEKTAFKVFLVCNIVALFLSLGIVNVLVSVIPFKRRSMMKLMVATHKVMWISTFFMASAYIAAIWSILPQGKGAHWVLIEVVVIGGGCTMAVFLSLGILLVRQWKRKTEWRKRRDDKKMNEESPKSNISRVEEMKVAKKDSHEGSSNSDVDSSDQGYHLY; this comes from the exons ATGGACAGGCGGCTAAATGAAACAGTTTTCAGGGGAGATGTTCAAGCCATTGAAAAACTCATTGAAGAAGATGTAAACATAGTAAAACAAACCATTGAAGGATCATTACACACAATATTGCACCTAGCAGCTAGACTTGGCCATGTTGAATTGGCCATGGTGATCATGAAGTTGTTCCCGGAGATGTCGTCGGCCGAGAACCGGGATTTGGAGACTCCTTTGCATGAAGCATGCAGAGAAGGGAGGCTTGAAATTGTGAGACTGTTACTTGAGAATGATCCTTGGGTTGCTTACAAGACCAATATGTGGGATAAGAGTGTGCTTTATGTAGCATGTGAGAGAGGGAGGATTGACGTGGTTAAACATTTGTTAAATAATGTGCAGATGCTGTTGATGCTTGAAGTTGATATGTCCACTACTTCACTTCATGCTGCAGCTTCATCCGGCCATACAG AAGTAGCGAAGGAATTGGTTAAAGTGCGACCTGATTTTGCTTCGAAGAATGACTTGAATGGGTGCAGTCCGTTACATAAAGCTTGCAGCAAAGGCCACTTAGATATAACAAGAGAACTGCTAAAACTGGACATGGATCTTTCTGCCTTACAAGATAATGAAGATAGAACTCCACTTCATTGGGCAGTCATTAAAGGAAGAGTGAACATTGTCGCTGAGATACTCTCAGTAAGTCTTGAATCTTCTGAAATGATTACCAAACATGGAGAGACTGTTCTACATTTGGCTGTCAAGAATAACCACTTTGAAGTGCTTAAGTTCTTGATGGAGAGTCTTAACGTTTCAAATCTCATGAACGTTCAAGATACTGATGGAAACACCATTCTCCATTTGGCTACTGTTAGGAAACTCACGTCG ATGGTTATTTATCTACTTAAGCTTGGGGTAGAAGTAAATGCTTTGAATCAGAAAGGATATACAGCATTAGATGTAGTTGAAGCAGATGCAAGTAACTCTGGTGCTCTTGCAATTATCCCAGCATTACAAAAAGCTGGTGCCAAAAGATGTGACCAATTACCACCAAGTTTTCAAGACATCCAACAAGTTGTCTCACCAAATTTGGGATCATGGCCAAGAAAAATTATTACTACTTCTAGTACTTTTCAATCTCCATCCTCATCTCAACATTCTTATTATCATCATCAAAggaaacacaacaacaataattatCGCGCTGCTAGGAGAAAGAAAATCGAGCTCCAAAgtgaaggtttaagaaatgcaAGAAAAACCATAACAGTTGTTGCAGTACTAATAGCAACCGTCACATTTGCTGCTGGAGTTAATCCTCCTGGTGGATTTAATCAAGGAAGTGGAAAAGCTGTTTTGGGTGAAAAAACGGCCTTTAAGGTGTTCTTGGTATGTAACATTGTGGCTCTTTTCCTTTCCCTTGGAATTGTTAATGTTCTTGTTAGTGTTATTCCATTCAAGAGAAGATCCATGATGAAACTAATGGTGGCAACACATAAAGTAATGTGGATTTCTACTTTTTTTATGGCATCAGCTTATATAGCTGCAATATGGTCAATATTGCCACAAGGAAAAGGGGCTCATTGGGTACTAATTGAGGTTGTGGTTATAGGGGGAGGGTGCACTATGGCTGTGTTTCTCAGTTTGGGAATTTTGTTGGTTAGACAATGGAAAAGGAAGACTGAATGGAGAAAAAGAAGAGATGATAAGAAGATGAATGAGGAAAGTCCTAAGAGTAATATTAGTAGAGTTGAAGAAATGAAAGTTGCGAAGAAAGATAGTCATGAGGGTAGCAGTAACTCAGATGTTGACAGCTCAGATCAAGGTTATCATTTGTATTAA